One genomic region from Oscillatoria sp. FACHB-1407 encodes:
- a CDS encoding LLM class flavin-dependent oxidoreductase yields MEVGIDSFASVGTSENGETADATQSVAELLERIEQADRSGLDIFGIGEHHRHEFLDSANAVILAAAAARTERIRLTSAVTVLSAADPVRVFQQFATLDLISKGRAEMVVGRGSFTEAFPLFGFSLGDYDEIFAEKLELLLKIRDNETVNWSGKFRPALENQAIYPRPLQKPFPIWIGVGGTPQSFLRAGMLGLPLVVAIIGGETHRFRSLVDLYRDAGARAGHAPEALKVSLHSIGYVADTTEQAVEEFFPGYAETFTKIGRERGWPPVTRAAFDAQRGATGALLVGSPEEVAEKIRRHSESLGGISRVTFQMDNAQMNHAQLMRSIELIGKRMSPLLND; encoded by the coding sequence ATGGAAGTTGGAATTGACAGTTTTGCCTCGGTTGGAACGAGTGAAAACGGTGAAACGGCGGATGCCACGCAGTCTGTCGCCGAACTGCTGGAGAGAATAGAGCAGGCGGATCGTTCCGGCTTGGATATCTTCGGTATTGGCGAGCATCATCGGCATGAATTTTTAGATTCGGCAAACGCGGTTATTCTCGCCGCTGCCGCCGCACGCACCGAGCGCATTCGTCTGACCAGCGCAGTTACGGTGCTGAGCGCGGCTGACCCGGTGCGTGTGTTTCAACAATTCGCCACGCTCGATTTGATTTCAAAAGGTCGTGCCGAAATGGTTGTCGGGCGCGGCTCGTTCACCGAAGCCTTTCCGCTATTTGGATTTAGTCTCGGCGATTACGACGAGATTTTCGCTGAAAAGCTCGAACTCTTGCTCAAAATTCGGGACAATGAAACCGTCAATTGGTCGGGCAAATTTCGCCCCGCACTGGAAAACCAGGCGATTTATCCGCGTCCGCTGCAAAAGCCGTTTCCCATCTGGATCGGGGTCGGTGGTACGCCGCAATCTTTCCTCCGCGCCGGAATGCTTGGACTGCCGCTCGTGGTCGCCATTATCGGCGGCGAAACGCATCGCTTTCGCTCGCTCGTAGATTTATACCGCGATGCCGGAGCGCGCGCCGGACATGCGCCCGAAGCATTGAAAGTTTCATTGCATTCAATCGGTTATGTCGCCGACACGACCGAACAAGCCGTTGAAGAGTTCTTTCCGGGCTACGCCGAAACCTTCACTAAAATCGGCAGAGAGAGAGGCTGGCCGCCCGTGACGCGTGCCGCTTTTGACGCGCAGCGCGGCGCAACCGGCGCATTACTGGTCGGCAGTCCCGAAGAAGTGGCGGAGAAAATCCGCCGTCACAGTGAATCGCTCGGCGGCATTTCGAGAGTAACGTTCCAAATGGACAACGCGCAGATGAACCACGCCCAACTGATGCGCTCCATTGAATTGATTGGAAAGCGAATGTCGCCTCTCTTGAACGATTAA